The proteins below are encoded in one region of Halocatena salina:
- a CDS encoding DUF7518 family protein → MSRSDRVEELETQVRELEATVTGLTEELLECKQRLGELEDATEETDGEESWSMTSTSSSESSSSTDSSVTDSMSILDEVDTYTTEGDESQSETETEGDGDGIIVA, encoded by the coding sequence ATGAGTCGTAGTGACCGCGTCGAAGAACTCGAAACGCAAGTTCGGGAGCTAGAAGCCACTGTTACCGGACTGACCGAGGAACTGTTGGAATGCAAACAGCGGCTCGGAGAACTCGAGGATGCCACCGAGGAAACCGACGGGGAGGAATCGTGGTCGATGACATCTACCTCGTCTTCGGAGTCGTCGTCATCGACTGATTCATCGGTCACTGATTCGATGTCGATTCTGGACGAAGTCGACACGTATACGACGGAGGGGGATGAATCCCAGTCAGAAACGGAGACCGAGGGGGACGGCGACGGGATCATCGTCGCATAG
- a CDS encoding sulfurtransferase yields MSASSSTYANDVLVSADWVEDHLEEFQTDAPDLRLVEVNSPESPEEDFPSRYEDGHIPGAIGFQWDEDLSDAVERDILDKTAFEETVGSAGITEDSTVVFYGDGWIANWFALFAYWEFKYYGHKDVRVLDGGKDYWVNNDYQLTEESNDFSSQEYTARGPFEGIRAYREDVEQAMESGLPMVDVRSPEEFTGEIIAPEGLQETAQRGGHIPGASNVPTASVLNDDGTFKSAEELRDLYEEHGVTEDQAVVTYCRVGERSSIAWFVLTELLGFGDVENYDGSWTEWGNSIRAPIEQGE; encoded by the coding sequence ATGAGCGCCAGTAGTTCTACTTACGCTAATGACGTACTGGTATCGGCCGACTGGGTCGAGGATCATCTCGAGGAGTTCCAAACAGATGCGCCGGATCTGCGATTGGTCGAGGTGAACAGTCCGGAGTCGCCCGAAGAGGACTTTCCTTCACGGTACGAGGACGGCCACATTCCCGGTGCGATCGGCTTCCAGTGGGACGAGGATCTCTCTGATGCGGTCGAGCGGGACATCCTCGACAAAACGGCGTTCGAAGAGACGGTCGGTTCGGCCGGGATCACTGAAGATTCGACCGTCGTCTTCTATGGGGACGGCTGGATCGCAAACTGGTTTGCGCTGTTTGCGTACTGGGAGTTCAAATACTACGGCCACAAGGACGTTCGCGTCCTCGACGGAGGAAAGGATTACTGGGTGAACAATGATTACCAACTCACTGAGGAGTCCAATGACTTCTCTTCGCAGGAGTACACTGCTCGCGGTCCGTTCGAAGGTATCCGTGCCTATCGGGAGGATGTCGAACAGGCTATGGAAAGTGGACTACCGATGGTGGACGTTCGTTCACCCGAGGAGTTTACTGGGGAAATCATTGCACCGGAAGGACTCCAAGAAACCGCCCAGCGCGGGGGCCATATCCCCGGGGCGAGCAATGTTCCAACCGCATCGGTACTCAACGACGACGGTACGTTCAAAAGTGCCGAGGAACTTCGTGACCTCTACGAAGAGCACGGCGTGACCGAAGATCAGGCCGTCGTGACGTACTGTCGCGTCGGGGAACGCTCTTCGATCGCGTGGTTCGTACTAACCGAACTGCTCGGCTTTGGCGACGTGGAAAACTACGATGGATCGTGGACCGAGTGGGGTAACTCCATCCGCGCACCGATCGAACAAGGTGAGTAA
- a CDS encoding segregation and condensation protein A: MTEHVDGVTIDLTGGDPEDTTEPTTEAEATDEEVEPVELLVQLAEDEEIDPWNIDIVAVTDKFLGALDAADLRAGGRALFYASVLLRMKSEALTQANEPDDSADEEEHQWTEPTAPETLGTAPENGMDPFDALEREMDRRLDRKRARGTPQTLDELVRELRERERNTHWKESRTYDTSDSPRGFTRGTQTLDYRDDDALRMDEEPSESEVTGTTHTEDIETTIQAVYHALCEQYDRGRDEVLYAEVDTVGGSRVETFLALLFLAHRGQIRLEQDELFGDLWIHDQTAGSATDEAVAD, from the coding sequence ATGACTGAACACGTCGACGGCGTTACGATCGATCTCACCGGCGGTGATCCCGAGGACACGACCGAACCGACCACAGAAGCAGAGGCGACGGACGAGGAAGTCGAACCAGTCGAACTGCTCGTTCAACTCGCAGAAGACGAGGAAATCGACCCGTGGAACATCGACATCGTGGCTGTCACCGACAAGTTCCTCGGTGCGCTCGATGCGGCCGATCTCCGAGCGGGTGGTCGAGCGCTGTTTTACGCCAGTGTCCTGTTGCGCATGAAAAGCGAGGCGTTGACACAGGCGAACGAGCCGGACGATTCGGCGGACGAGGAAGAACACCAGTGGACGGAGCCGACAGCACCCGAGACGCTGGGAACAGCCCCCGAAAACGGAATGGATCCGTTCGATGCGCTCGAACGGGAGATGGATCGACGGCTCGATCGGAAACGCGCACGCGGCACTCCTCAAACGCTCGACGAGCTCGTTCGAGAGCTCAGAGAGCGCGAACGCAACACACACTGGAAGGAATCACGGACCTACGACACCAGCGACTCACCGCGCGGATTCACCCGCGGCACTCAAACGCTCGATTACCGCGACGACGACGCCCTTCGGATGGACGAGGAGCCGTCGGAAAGCGAAGTCACTGGCACGACCCACACCGAAGATATCGAAACGACCATTCAAGCCGTCTATCATGCGCTCTGTGAACAGTACGACCGAGGACGGGACGAAGTACTGTACGCCGAGGTCGATACGGTCGGTGGCTCACGCGTCGAAACGTTTCTCGCGCTGTTGTTTCTCGCTCACCGAGGCCAGATCCGCCTCGAACAAGACGAACTGTTCGGAGATCTCTGGATACACGACCAGACCGCCGGATCGGCGACCGACGAAGCTGTCGCGGATTAA
- a CDS encoding phosphoribosyltransferase, with product MSDLPEEFKCTITTWEYIYDLCRDVSHQIRETSFEPDVIVALARGGWFAGRCLCDFIGLDDLASLKMEHYVGTAEKIDEPQVRYPMPEGSVEGKDVLIIDDIADTGGSIRHAEKYVADRDPGEVRTATLQLLGTSEFEPDFVGERLDEWAWVVYPWNFIEDMIDLIDGVMGKADATTFTRHDVRRLLREYHRLDRIEMEIAQPNRLEEVLQEMVRRDFLERTDDGWRQLH from the coding sequence ATGAGCGATCTTCCCGAGGAGTTCAAATGTACGATCACGACGTGGGAGTACATCTACGATCTCTGTCGAGACGTTTCCCATCAGATCAGGGAAACGTCGTTCGAGCCGGACGTGATCGTCGCGCTGGCGCGTGGTGGCTGGTTCGCGGGTCGGTGTCTCTGTGATTTCATCGGGTTGGACGACCTTGCGAGTCTCAAGATGGAACATTACGTTGGAACGGCCGAGAAGATCGACGAGCCACAGGTCCGGTATCCGATGCCCGAGGGCAGCGTCGAGGGAAAAGACGTCCTCATCATCGATGACATCGCCGACACGGGCGGCTCGATCCGTCACGCCGAGAAGTACGTCGCCGACCGTGATCCCGGCGAGGTCCGGACGGCGACGCTCCAACTGTTAGGAACGAGCGAATTCGAACCGGATTTCGTCGGTGAGCGCCTCGATGAATGGGCGTGGGTGGTCTACCCATGGAACTTCATCGAAGACATGATCGATCTCATCGACGGCGTGATGGGGAAAGCAGACGCAACGACGTTCACTCGCCATGACGTCCGCCGCCTCCTCCGTGAGTACCACCGACTCGACCGGATCGAGATGGAGATCGCACAGCCCAACCGCCTCGAAGAGGTGCTTCAGGAGATGGTACGCCGGGATTTCCTCGAACGAACTGACGATGGGTGGCGACAGCTACACTGA
- the smc gene encoding chromosome segregation protein SMC has protein sequence MHIKELVLDDFKSFGRKTRIPFYEDFTTISGPNGSGKSNIIDSILFALGLARTSGIRAEKLTDLIYNPDDTDEAPSGTREASVEVILDNSSGVVSRSQIVNAAGTDNIGDTDEITVKRRIKQTEDNYYSYYYLNDRSVNLSDIQDLLAQVGVAPEGYNVVMQGDVTEIINMSAGDRRRIIDEIAGVAEFDARKEDAAEELEVVRERLEEADLRIEEKRERLDQLEDEREIALEYQTLKEEKAEYEGYLTAAELEEKRDRLQRTKETIADTEATLTERQTTRSKREETVTQLEADVSELNAEIERTGEDEQLRVKQEIEEIKGEIARKENAIETATERAKEAERKRSQAFVKLDGKQETVEELSGQIKTQKVEKASIKAEIQDHESELASVETEIEAVDTEYERLKTELADARDRLETAKSERNDSQREQDRLLDAARRRSNERRELEEEIESLEETIPELKAKRTDTETELEAAKENKATIQSAVNDLRDEKYELQSELDEIEDELNATQQEYAELEANTDDGTNTSYGRAVSTVLNSGIDGVHGTVSQLGSISGRYAVACETAAGGRLAHVVVEDDGVGQRCIEHLQSRNAGRATFLPISEMQRRSLPSLPGHAGVVDFAYNLVEFDRQYAGVFAYVLGDTLVVEDIDTGRELMGEFRMATLGGDLIEKSGAMTGGSNNGTRYSFSSDTSRLEQVAERITELEDRRRSLREDLRSVESRLDDARERQSAATDQVRDIRAERTEIDERIESTKKAIEEKETEITEIERAREETDEQMAAIEDEITEKDETIAAIEDEITDLEAELRSSAVAELTDRAETLRETIADLEDDMRKIDEDLNELKLEREYAEETIDDLEDEIETAKERNAAAIERIEELEAEIEDENARLERKHEQVAELEEELADLKAERTELKTELQEARESYETANDAVDRAESRLESLRERETRLQEEIEELSEQVGSYDPDAIPSHETLEREIDRLQEEMVALEPVNMLAIEEYDRVSEELTDLETRRETLTEERDAIQTRIEEFETRKRSTFMDAYEGINEQFEGIFARLSDGSGTLFLEDEEDPFAGGLTMKAQPGDKPVQRLAAMSGGEKSLTALAFIFAIQRYNPAPFYALDEVDAFLDAANADAVGELIDELAGDAQFVVVSHRSALLERSERAIGVTMQGNNISAVTGIHLSDSDADSEVPADD, from the coding sequence ATGCACATCAAAGAACTCGTTTTGGACGATTTCAAGAGCTTTGGTCGAAAGACGCGGATCCCTTTCTATGAGGATTTCACCACGATCAGCGGTCCGAACGGGTCTGGAAAATCGAACATCATCGATTCGATTCTGTTTGCACTCGGGCTTGCGCGTACCTCGGGTATCCGCGCGGAGAAACTCACAGATCTCATTTACAACCCCGACGACACCGACGAAGCTCCATCCGGCACGCGTGAGGCGAGTGTCGAAGTGATTCTCGACAACAGCTCGGGGGTAGTGTCGCGCTCACAGATTGTCAACGCGGCTGGCACGGACAACATCGGTGATACCGACGAGATCACCGTCAAACGACGGATCAAACAGACCGAAGATAACTACTATTCGTACTACTATCTCAACGATCGGTCAGTGAACCTTTCGGATATCCAGGACCTGCTAGCGCAGGTCGGAGTCGCTCCGGAAGGGTACAACGTGGTGATGCAGGGCGACGTGACCGAGATCATCAATATGTCGGCGGGCGATCGTCGCCGGATCATCGACGAGATCGCGGGTGTGGCGGAGTTCGACGCTCGCAAAGAGGACGCCGCTGAGGAGCTGGAGGTGGTTCGAGAACGACTCGAAGAGGCCGATCTCCGAATTGAGGAGAAACGCGAGCGACTGGATCAGTTGGAAGACGAACGGGAGATCGCGCTCGAATATCAGACGCTCAAAGAGGAGAAAGCCGAGTATGAGGGGTATCTCACGGCCGCAGAGCTCGAAGAAAAACGCGACCGCCTCCAACGGACCAAAGAGACGATCGCCGACACGGAGGCAACGCTCACCGAACGTCAAACGACACGTTCGAAACGGGAAGAGACGGTTACCCAACTGGAAGCCGACGTATCGGAGCTGAACGCCGAGATCGAGCGAACTGGTGAGGACGAACAGCTGCGCGTCAAACAGGAGATCGAGGAGATCAAAGGCGAGATCGCCCGCAAGGAGAACGCCATCGAAACCGCCACCGAACGCGCAAAAGAGGCAGAACGAAAGCGAAGTCAAGCGTTCGTGAAGCTCGATGGGAAACAGGAAACAGTCGAGGAGCTGTCTGGCCAGATCAAGACTCAAAAGGTCGAAAAGGCGTCGATCAAAGCCGAGATCCAAGACCACGAGTCAGAACTGGCAAGCGTCGAAACAGAGATCGAAGCGGTCGACACGGAGTACGAACGGTTGAAAACGGAACTGGCTGACGCGCGCGACCGACTCGAAACGGCGAAATCGGAGCGAAACGACAGCCAACGCGAACAGGATCGGCTGCTCGACGCGGCCCGACGCCGGTCGAACGAACGACGTGAGCTTGAAGAAGAAATCGAATCGCTCGAAGAAACGATCCCCGAACTCAAAGCAAAGCGAACGGACACCGAAACGGAACTCGAAGCTGCCAAAGAAAACAAAGCCACGATCCAATCAGCGGTCAACGACCTCAGAGACGAGAAATATGAGCTTCAATCGGAACTCGACGAGATCGAAGACGAGCTGAACGCGACCCAACAGGAGTACGCCGAACTCGAAGCGAACACCGACGACGGTACGAACACGTCCTACGGTCGCGCGGTGTCGACGGTTCTCAACAGCGGGATCGACGGCGTTCACGGAACGGTGAGCCAACTCGGAAGCATCTCCGGGCGGTATGCGGTCGCGTGTGAAACGGCGGCAGGAGGACGGCTCGCCCACGTGGTCGTCGAGGACGATGGGGTCGGACAGCGCTGTATCGAACACCTCCAGTCCCGCAACGCAGGCCGGGCGACGTTTCTCCCGATATCGGAGATGCAGCGCCGCTCGCTGCCCTCGCTTCCGGGACACGCGGGCGTGGTCGATTTCGCGTACAACTTGGTGGAGTTCGATCGCCAGTACGCCGGCGTCTTCGCGTACGTACTGGGTGACACCCTCGTTGTCGAAGACATCGACACCGGCCGCGAGCTGATGGGAGAGTTCCGGATGGCTACGCTTGGGGGGGATTTGATCGAGAAAAGCGGTGCGATGACCGGCGGTTCGAACAACGGCACCCGGTACTCGTTTTCTTCCGATACCAGCCGGCTCGAACAGGTCGCAGAGCGCATCACCGAACTCGAAGACCGGCGTCGATCGCTCCGAGAAGATCTTCGATCGGTCGAGTCCCGTCTCGACGACGCCCGGGAGCGCCAGTCCGCTGCCACCGATCAAGTGCGCGATATCAGGGCTGAGCGCACGGAGATCGACGAACGCATCGAATCCACGAAGAAAGCGATCGAAGAAAAAGAAACGGAGATCACGGAGATCGAACGCGCCCGTGAGGAGACCGACGAGCAGATGGCAGCGATCGAAGACGAGATCACGGAGAAAGACGAGACGATCGCTGCGATCGAAGACGAGATCACCGATCTCGAAGCCGAACTCCGATCCTCGGCCGTCGCAGAGCTTACCGACCGCGCGGAAACCCTCCGAGAAACGATCGCCGATCTCGAAGACGATATGCGGAAGATCGACGAAGACCTCAACGAGTTGAAGCTTGAGCGGGAGTACGCGGAGGAGACGATCGATGATCTCGAAGACGAGATCGAAACTGCAAAAGAACGTAACGCCGCCGCGATCGAGCGTATCGAGGAACTCGAAGCGGAGATCGAAGACGAGAACGCACGTCTCGAACGCAAACACGAGCAGGTGGCAGAGCTAGAAGAAGAACTAGCTGATCTCAAAGCCGAGCGAACGGAACTCAAAACGGAGCTGCAGGAGGCCCGTGAGAGCTACGAGACGGCAAACGACGCGGTCGATCGTGCAGAAAGCCGGCTCGAATCGCTTCGGGAGCGGGAAACGCGGCTCCAAGAGGAGATCGAGGAGCTGTCCGAACAGGTCGGTTCGTACGATCCCGATGCGATTCCCTCCCACGAGACACTCGAACGCGAGATCGATCGACTCCAAGAGGAGATGGTGGCGCTCGAACCGGTCAACATGCTCGCCATCGAGGAGTACGATCGCGTCTCAGAGGAGCTGACCGATCTCGAAACGCGCCGGGAGACGCTCACAGAGGAGCGTGATGCCATCCAGACCCGCATCGAGGAGTTCGAGACCAGAAAGAGATCGACGTTTATGGACGCGTATGAAGGGATCAACGAACAGTTCGAGGGGATCTTTGCGCGGTTGTCCGACGGATCAGGCACGCTGTTTCTCGAAGATGAAGAGGATCCGTTCGCGGGCGGTCTAACGATGAAGGCCCAGCCCGGCGACAAACCGGTTCAGCGGCTCGCGGCGATGTCCGGTGGTGAAAAATCCCTAACTGCGCTCGCGTTCATCTTTGCGATCCAGCGGTACAACCCCGCGCCGTTTTACGCACTCGACGAGGTCGACGCGTTTTTGGACGCGGCCAACGCCGACGCCGTCGGCGAACTCATCGACGAACTCGCCGGTGACGCTCAGTTCGTCGTCGTCTCACACCGGTCGGCGCTGCTCGAACGGTCCGAACGGGCCATCGGCGTCACCATGCAGGGCAACAACATCAGCGCAGTCACGGGGATCCACCTGAGCGATTCCGATGCGGACAGTGAGGTACCGGCGGATGACTGA